Proteins encoded together in one Pseudomonas arsenicoxydans window:
- a CDS encoding phosphoribosylanthranilate isomerase: MSAVRSKICGITRIEDALAAVEAGADAIGFVFYAKSPRAVTFQQARSIISALPPFVTTVGLFVNASRCELGELLDAVPLDLLQFHGDETAAECEGWHRPYIKALRVKAGDDIAAACDAFPSASGILLDAYVEGVPGGTGEAFDWSLIPQGLSKPIILAGGLTPENVTEAITRVRPYAVDVSGGVEASKGIKDHAKIQAFINAVRGTSM, translated from the coding sequence ATGTCAGCCGTTCGCAGCAAAATTTGTGGGATTACCCGCATAGAAGATGCGTTGGCGGCGGTCGAGGCCGGGGCGGATGCCATCGGGTTCGTGTTCTACGCCAAAAGCCCTCGGGCGGTCACGTTCCAGCAGGCACGCTCGATCATCAGCGCGCTGCCGCCGTTCGTGACCACCGTGGGCTTGTTCGTCAACGCCAGTCGCTGCGAGTTGGGCGAATTGCTCGACGCCGTGCCGCTGGACTTGCTGCAATTTCATGGCGACGAAACCGCGGCCGAGTGTGAAGGCTGGCACCGTCCGTACATCAAGGCGTTGCGGGTCAAGGCCGGTGACGACATCGCCGCGGCATGCGATGCGTTTCCAAGTGCCAGCGGGATCTTGCTGGACGCTTACGTCGAAGGCGTGCCCGGTGGAACCGGTGAGGCGTTCGATTGGTCTTTGATACCACAAGGCCTGAGCAAGCCGATCATCCTCGCGGGTGGCCTGACGCCGGAAAACGTCACCGAGGCCATCACCCGGGTACGGCCTTACGCGGTGGACGTCAGCGGTGGGGTAGAGGCGAGCAAGGGCATCAAGGATCACGCAAAGATTCAGGCATTCATCAACGCGGTACGCGGTACGTCGATGTGA